GGGGGCGCCGGCATCTTCAGGGGTGTCGTGGTTGTCCCGCTGTCACAGATCAGTTAGGCTCAGCCTTGCCCCCTCTAACACACTCTTTGTGCCTAGCTTGAGGTTCCtaataattgtttttctctcatCTTTCCAGCCGCAGGAGCCTTCTCCATACCCCACGTTACCATGGCCACCCACTTCTCCAAGGATCAGGAGGAGAGAGTGCGTAGGAAACGGGTTACATGGGATATTATTGTCTGTGCAAAAAGGCCTTCCCCTCATTACAGCACGGCGCTGGCTGCATCCTGCAGCTTTTGAGAGCAAAGTGGCTGCCAGTGCTGAATTCAATGTGCTTTTTGTCTGTAATGTCAGTGGGGCagatgctgtgcagcagcacagagctcacctgccTGAGCACCTCGAgactggtgctgctggaggggtTTCACTaatccagctgtgctccctgtcACATAATTACCCTTTTAAGCTTTGATTTTGTAAGATTACCTGCTGAGCTGGCACGTGATGCTCATAAATGATCTTGTTGAGAAGGTGTAGTGGGTTTGTAATTCTGTGTATGGGGTGTGTCATTCTCTGTAGTGGGTTTGCAATTCTCTGTAGTGGGTTTGTAATTCTCTGTAGTGGGTTTGTAATTCTCTATATTGGGTTTGTTATTCTCTGGGTTGGGGTTGTAATGCTGTGAATTTGGTTTGTAGTTCTGCCTGTGGGGTTTGTAATTTCCACACGTGGGGTTTGTAATTCCCTCCCTTGGGTCTGTAGCCCGTGCCAGCTCAAACACTTCCACCCTGCACAGCAAACACAAACCCTGCCCCTCTCGCTGCCcagtcccagcccagcagagccctgtgtgCTCTCTGAGGAGGTTTTGTtggccctgccctgcagatCAGGTGTGTGAAGGGGGACCTGTTCTCGTGCCCAGCCACGGACGCCCTGGCTCACTGCATCAGCGAGGATTGCCGCATGGGCGCCGGCATCGCCGTGCTCTTCAAGAAGAAGTTTGGAGGcgtccaggagctcctggatcAAAGTGAGTGCTGCCTGGAGGAGCTCCTGATTTCCAGCAGGGAGGGTGTTGGAGCTGCTTGGGGTTGTGGAGTGTGGCTGTTCTAAAAGCACCTTGGTTTTTGTGCTTTAGAGAAGAAGACAGGGGAGGTGGCGGTTCTGCAGAGGGACGAGCGGTACATTTACTACCTGGTaagggctggggtggcactgggacacctCCCTGGAGCTAAACTGTGCCACATAGCAGGCATTGATAGCTGTGGGGGTTTTAGTCGTGTTCATGGAATtggggaatcacagaatagttggggtgggaagggaccttaaatctcatcctgagcaggaacaccttcccctatcccagggtgctccaagccctgtccagcctggccttggacacttgaGGGATGAGACCACCAcaactgctctgggcacccagtgccagggcttcaccaccctcacagggaataattccttcctaatatcccatctaatcctgccctctggcagtgtgaagccattcctgttgtcctgtcactccacaCCCGTGAAAATAAATAGTCTCTGTCTTGTTGGCTCCCTCCGGGCAAGGGAAGGGAGTTTCTGGAATGTTCCTCTCAATAAGAGATGTGTCCATTGCCTGTGAGGAGCAGCCAAGCTGTTGTGTGCATCTGCATGGACAGAACTGGCTGCTGAGTTAGTGTTTTAAGCTGTGAAATGTTCTTTGCTCAGGTCTCTGCACAGAGGCAGGTCTGGGTGTGGAGTTTTGGGATATCAGGGGATGTGTGTTTTGTAACGATATTTATAACACACGGAAGTTTGCAGGGGTCATGCCCAAGGCCCAgctgagcttttctatttttctgtagaTTACAAAGCAGAAGGTTTCTCACAAGCCCACGTATGAGAGCATGCAGAAGAGTTTGGAAGCCATGAAAGCTCACTGCCTGAACAACGGAGTCACCGACATCTCCATGCCCAGGTGAGGGGCTCAGGAGCTGGATGCCAATGCTTGGGTGTTTAATTTCTAGAAGGATGTCTGAGGGATGATCCCCTGCTGTGAAATAAGAATTCAAGCATCCCCCTCTATCCATCTCCTCTTTTCAGTTGGGCAAACCTAATTTGCATTTCCCTGTGCATTTGTTTCCTTGTTCTCCCCACGTCCTGTGGGTTTATGGGGAGCTGTGGCAGGGCCACCTcaaactgcagctgctcccagggctggttGGGCACAGCACAAGGCCCAACAAAGCTCTCTCGGTGCTTTGTCTTCCAGGATTGGATGTGGACTCGATGGCCTGCAGTGGGAAAAGGTGTCAGCCATCCTTGAGGAAGTGTTTGAGAACACTGACATCAAGATCACAGTTTACAGCCTGTGAGCAGAACAGTCGAAGatccccatttcccccagtTTTGGGAGCAGAACCTGTGAACTGACAAGGGGGACCTGTGTGTGGAGCACGTTCTGCATTCGGGTGTCACCCACTCGTGTGACAGTGACAGGCGCCTCCAGCAGCAACGAGCTCCAGAGAAGTTCATTTGGGCTGTTAATTAGCAGGAGGCAGCGGCGCTGTGGAAAGCCTCGGGGAGCTCCCggtgtgtccctgcagccaccagGTGTCACTGGGGCTCCACGCAGTGAAACGGGGCCGCTGCCTCGTGGGTTTCTCTTTGGCTTGGTGCTGATGAGCTGCCCCAGGCAGCGCTGGcacctctgctttgctctgttcGCAATgccctgcctggcactgggGTCACTCACCTCTCCTCACAGGTGGAATGGTTTCATTTCTCCCTTCCGACCACAAATTTGGTTTGCTGAGAACGTGCTCACTCAGGATCATGCTGTGATGTGAAATAAACAGTGCCCTGCTGTTGGATTGGTACCTGTGGCTGttctggggacaggctgggattgCTGGAGGGCAGTAAATACACCTGCTGGGTGTGGTTTATTCAGCAGCTCTATGGTTTATagtctgcagagctctgcttggTGAGGATCCAAACAGGCTGATATGCTCTAAAAACTCACAGGATGGAGTTGAAGGTGggattttcacatttctttctttgttgcaTTTGTAGTTCAGGTGTTACACAAAGGTTGGTCTTTGTCacccaaaacaaaagcaaatcaaTACCACCCCTGCTTCCTGAGATCCATGGAAAACTCCTGATTTGGAAGAGTTTGTTCCAGAACTGAGGAACTGCCACACACTTTCCCTTCGTGTTTGGTTTTTAAACCCTCTCACAATAACAAATCTTTTGGATTTCTGTCATTCTGAATACCCAGAAAAATGCCAGGTGTGttgaagaaatataaaaatgggaTATAAGAGCTGGAATTTTGTACCATGACAGGGTTCCCAGTTGGGAACTGGGACTGGGTTACTCAGTTCTGTGGGGCTTTTTGCTGCTTCAAATCCTGTTTGTAAGATCTCCCTATCCTTACTCTCCTTCTTCCTTGCCCATATTTTGTAAACCTGTTTGGGGGGGAAAATTGCTGTAGCtgggaaaaacaacaaagagGAATTTGGAGCAATGAGCTGATCCAGAACAGGCACTGAGGCTGCTCATGGATTCAGTCTTTCCCCTCATTTGTGTCTGGGTTTTTGTTCTGGTTCCTTACTCATAGCATCCCCGTGAGCTTTGTTTTACATGGAAAATGATCCTGCTCTCCAACACTTGTGTGTACTCTGGAAATTTTTTTGGCATTTAGTTCTCCCTTCCCAGCTACAAAATATTCCCTGTGTGGCTGTCCCGGGA
This Vidua macroura isolate BioBank_ID:100142 chromosome 24, ASM2450914v1, whole genome shotgun sequence DNA region includes the following protein-coding sequences:
- the OARD1 gene encoding ADP-ribose glycohydrolase OARD1 isoform X1 codes for the protein MWAALGRLGVAQAVGPARLIAVRPAAAGAFSIPHVTMATHFSKDQEERIRCVKGDLFSCPATDALAHCISEDCRMGAGIAVLFKKKFGGVQELLDQKKKTGEVAVLQRDERYIYYLITKQKVSHKPTYESMQKSLEAMKAHCLNNGVTDISMPRIGCGLDGLQWEKVSAILEEVFENTDIKITVYSL
- the OARD1 gene encoding ADP-ribose glycohydrolase OARD1 isoform X2, producing the protein MATHFSKDQEERIRCVKGDLFSCPATDALAHCISEDCRMGAGIAVLFKKKFGGVQELLDQKKKTGEVAVLQRDERYIYYLITKQKVSHKPTYESMQKSLEAMKAHCLNNGVTDISMPRIGCGLDGLQWEKVSAILEEVFENTDIKITVYSL